One Algibacter sp. L3A6 genomic region harbors:
- a CDS encoding RagB/SusD family nutrient uptake outer membrane protein, with protein MKINYIKQLLLLSLVVLTTGCNDAEFLDTPPETFLTVDNIFTSGTQVDQVLITMYQQDRALRSYVDNNQGRVMHGQGTDVLTVPTFRENTNFSDYNSTITPRAGRLNTIYSELYEMISRANLVLSLAEQTDITFESEDARSYIIAQAKFFRAKAHGQAAQLFGRVAIVDEPTTTVRFDYEQAERAEIYQFAIDDLESILNDLPEITSEPGRVVRGAAQHYLSEFYLGVGIENNDNLAYDQAIKYASDVIDGGIYSLMTSRFGSRADEPGKNVYWDLFRLNNQNYADGNTESIWTHQFDYEAYKAGDNGARLRYPYYFSPVWRAIEGVIGELEDVGGRGVAFLRPTELTETIIWEPSISDGDMRGEESNIRRTVLYNDPSAANFGQVVPQNVLDEANLGLADGAYFPIFEKLTTDQFEGLDDGERREDIWRDRYVIRLPETILLRAEAHLRKGDTQLAADDINLIRQRANCNVLATAAMVDLDFILDERARELFVEESRWNTLLRMGGNIASDRIRRYARYDYQVNSLTFDFNTFPIPQTVIDRNKDVIWEQNPGWEGR; from the coding sequence ATGAAAATAAATTATATAAAACAATTACTATTACTATCCCTGGTGGTTTTAACTACGGGTTGTAATGATGCAGAATTTTTAGACACGCCGCCAGAAACCTTTTTAACGGTAGATAATATTTTTACTTCAGGTACTCAAGTAGATCAGGTATTAATCACTATGTACCAACAAGATCGCGCCTTAAGATCGTATGTAGATAATAACCAAGGTCGTGTTATGCACGGGCAAGGTACAGATGTTTTAACCGTACCTACCTTTAGAGAAAACACGAATTTTAGTGATTACAACTCTACAATTACACCAAGAGCTGGCCGTTTAAACACGATATATTCTGAGCTTTATGAAATGATATCGCGAGCAAACCTTGTACTTTCTTTAGCAGAACAAACCGATATTACTTTTGAAAGTGAAGACGCTAGAAGCTATATCATTGCCCAAGCCAAATTCTTTAGAGCAAAAGCACATGGCCAAGCCGCACAACTATTTGGTCGCGTTGCTATTGTAGATGAACCAACAACTACCGTTAGGTTTGATTATGAACAAGCTGAAAGAGCCGAAATTTATCAATTTGCTATCGATGATTTAGAGTCTATTTTAAACGATTTACCAGAAATAACAAGCGAACCAGGACGCGTAGTTCGTGGTGCTGCACAGCATTATTTAAGCGAGTTTTACTTAGGTGTTGGTATTGAGAATAATGACAACCTTGCTTATGATCAAGCTATAAAATACGCATCGGATGTTATTGATGGAGGAATTTATTCTTTAATGACAAGTCGTTTTGGTTCTAGAGCCGATGAGCCTGGAAAAAATGTATACTGGGATTTATTTAGATTGAACAATCAAAATTATGCAGATGGAAATACAGAAAGTATCTGGACGCATCAATTTGATTATGAAGCTTACAAAGCCGGAGATAATGGTGCCAGATTGCGTTACCCTTATTATTTTAGTCCAGTGTGGAGAGCCATAGAAGGTGTTATTGGCGAGCTAGAAGATGTTGGAGGAAGAGGTGTTGCTTTCCTTAGACCTACAGAGTTAACAGAAACCATTATTTGGGAACCTAGCATTTCTGATGGTGATATGCGTGGTGAAGAAAGTAATATTAGACGTACTGTTTTATACAACGACCCTAGTGCAGCTAATTTTGGACAAGTAGTACCTCAAAACGTTTTAGATGAAGCAAACTTAGGTTTAGCCGATGGCGCATATTTCCCAATTTTTGAAAAGTTAACTACAGATCAATTTGAAGGTCTAGATGATGGAGAACGCAGAGAAGATATATGGAGAGACCGTTATGTAATACGCTTACCAGAAACTATTCTTTTAAGAGCTGAAGCACACCTAAGAAAAGGAGATACTCAATTAGCTGCCGATGATATTAATTTAATAAGACAACGCGCAAATTGTAATGTATTAGCAACTGCTGCTATGGTAGATCTAGATTTTATTTTAGATGAAAGAGCTAGAGAATTATTTGTAGAAGAAAGCAGATGGAACACACTATTACGTATGGGTGGCAACATTGCTTCAGATCGTATTAGAAGATATGCCAGATACGATTATCAGGTTAACTCGCTAACATTCGATTTTAATACATTCCCTATTCCGCAAACGGTAATAGACCGTAATAAAGATGTTATTTGGGAACAAAACCCAGGTTGGGAAGGCAGATAG
- a CDS encoding T9SS type A sorting domain-containing protein: MKHIILLAILTCSLNCFSQFGADYSSYGFNFVNDTYNDGLKNWTGTNINDSSKFNLYKQDVQNNYALELKPVNERLSINYNDFGYMDLNPCAFKINIRVRVNQYSGDTDKLSFSLFTGAKKVELQFTSSGIYYANSTNTLEFITSAPTINQWITYSLALDSCSSSATLMLENDTANAFTLNLPDNTTAQNINLEAFTDSSTTFSSEIDHLFIYSNPIKWWLGPSTPFVDDTPAGYTNTTGDRQHFLALPNGEKIGLNENGGGYITFTELTPGGPNLDPFPKFGSGGTKTLRGYFHTSNFNPVQAGISSTSGGHLVNINTTANKVEVERFPLHSYIQDDFIENTPLVYPNNETLGDENDPAIIDDDVYDEFGLDMRHELMCELDFNTSIENVTKTGSISTVRHIAEWEYIRHPSFILQFHEVSENVRPDFETFTGANNDMGEMRHKFEFRLNKDLGYQWILWRDSNNAWQSLNVTAVGDSKKITIRTNTALEKRFLVFSTSSDPDVPGAVSWFYPESDYNTNSTLGKSRTDKTVNYTHDRRTSVTIVADWRKTNWCRMNLYIRNEGLIAPSNGDPNIYEAFQMEALQLFGTPNEILDEVMAYDDTLVTNATEQNTATQIFPNPFANKLTITGENLLNKKVKLYSMLGRDISNAVEFISRSNTKVVLRINNLNSETYFLKVGNTTRMINKLER; this comes from the coding sequence ATGAAACACATTATACTCTTAGCCATTTTAACATGTTCCTTAAATTGTTTTTCTCAATTTGGAGCAGATTATTCTTCTTACGGATTCAATTTTGTTAACGATACTTATAACGACGGTTTAAAAAACTGGACAGGCACCAATATTAACGATTCTAGTAAATTCAATCTATACAAACAAGATGTACAAAACAACTATGCGCTAGAGTTAAAACCAGTAAACGAAAGGTTAAGCATCAATTACAACGATTTTGGTTACATGGATTTAAACCCATGTGCTTTTAAAATAAACATCAGGGTTAGAGTCAATCAATATTCCGGAGATACCGATAAACTCAGCTTCTCCCTTTTTACAGGTGCAAAAAAAGTAGAACTTCAATTTACTTCATCGGGAATATATTATGCCAACAGCACAAACACTTTAGAATTCATTACCTCAGCGCCTACAATAAACCAATGGATAACCTATTCTCTGGCCTTAGATAGCTGTTCTAGTAGTGCAACACTTATGTTAGAAAACGATACTGCAAACGCATTCACGCTCAATTTACCAGATAATACCACGGCACAAAACATAAACCTCGAAGCTTTTACGGATAGTAGCACAACGTTTTCATCGGAAATAGACCATCTATTTATTTACAGTAACCCAATAAAATGGTGGCTTGGGCCTTCTACCCCATTTGTAGACGATACGCCTGCTGGCTACACCAATACCACAGGCGACAGACAGCATTTTTTAGCCTTACCTAATGGCGAAAAAATTGGTTTAAATGAAAACGGTGGCGGCTACATTACCTTTACCGAATTAACACCTGGTGGTCCAAATCTAGATCCGTTTCCTAAATTTGGTTCTGGAGGCACAAAAACCCTAAGAGGTTATTTCCATACCAGTAACTTTAACCCAGTGCAAGCAGGAATTTCTAGTACATCGGGAGGGCATTTGGTTAATATAAATACTACCGCCAATAAAGTTGAAGTAGAACGTTTTCCGTTGCACTCTTATATTCAAGATGATTTTATAGAAAACACACCTTTAGTTTACCCTAATAATGAAACACTTGGAGATGAAAACGATCCTGCCATTATTGATGATGATGTTTACGATGAGTTCGGGCTCGATATGAGGCATGAGTTAATGTGCGAATTAGATTTTAACACCTCTATAGAAAATGTAACTAAAACCGGCAGTATATCTACCGTAAGGCACATTGCAGAATGGGAATACATTCGTCATCCATCATTTATTCTTCAATTTCATGAAGTAAGCGAGAATGTGCGTCCAGATTTTGAAACCTTTACAGGCGCCAATAACGATATGGGCGAAATGCGACATAAATTTGAGTTTAGATTAAACAAAGATTTAGGTTACCAGTGGATTTTGTGGAGAGACTCCAATAACGCCTGGCAATCGTTAAATGTAACAGCCGTTGGCGATTCTAAAAAAATCACAATACGCACCAACACCGCATTAGAAAAACGTTTTTTAGTGTTTTCTACCTCATCAGATCCTGATGTTCCGGGAGCCGTTTCTTGGTTTTATCCAGAAAGTGATTATAACACCAACAGTACTTTAGGAAAAAGCAGAACCGATAAAACGGTTAACTACACACACGATAGAAGAACCTCTGTAACCATAGTTGCCGATTGGAGAAAAACAAATTGGTGCAGAATGAATTTGTATATAAGAAATGAAGGCTTAATTGCGCCATCTAACGGCGACCCGAATATATATGAAGCTTTCCAAATGGAAGCCTTACAGCTATTTGGTACACCTAACGAGATACTAGATGAAGTGATGGCTTATGATGATACTTTAGTTACCAATGCTACTGAACAGAATACTGCCACTCAAATTTTCCCTAATCCGTTTGCTAATAAACTAACCATTACTGGGGAAAATTTACTGAATAAAAAAGTGAAATTATACTCTATGTTAGGCAGAGATATATCCAATGCTGTTGAATTTATATCTCGCTCTAACACTAAAGTTGTACTCAGAATAAATAATTTAAATTCCGAAACTTATTTCTTGAAGGTAGGAAACACCACAAGAATGATAAATAAACTTGAACGCTAA
- a CDS encoding SusC/RagA family TonB-linked outer membrane protein, which yields MNKKLMLFYVCLMSFTLANAQSITVSGLVTDTQNMTLPGVNVLVEGSNTGAQTDFDGKYSITAKKGDVLVFSYLGMKTAKVTVGKSSEINVSLEEDIAGLDEIVLIGYGTAKKKDITGAVERVTLEDSPIALSANTSVLQAIRGATPGINIGAQNSAGTTPSILVRGQNSINGNNDPLIVLDGIVFLGSVNDINPNDIASLDILKDASAAVVYGSRAANGVILINTKKGKTSKPVINVSTSTGFNTWQDQPDLLDRDRYLEKYVAQQNIGSIDDIVWEEEYRGVLQDEGVDTDWLDLISRNGQIQKHNVSISGRSDKINYFMSGGYEEQEGVIIGDQFNRISVRSRLQADITDWLELGLDGSYTNSDFSGVTADVGRAFQIAPIGYPYRYDGQPFNTSSNTSTDLERYPTANNVPNPLWGTDGTQENFDKRNYFRLAANAVVKIPWVKGLKYTLNYTLSQQNRSVDQFQYEDYFIALPSENTPYFDRYSQQSIQANLSQANGSNSRYTDRNYVIDNIISYTNTFGEHNIDATFVATRDYRVNDLSTVSGTDFAALGNTTLGVKGVPFATTVTNSYSLAERSNVGYLGRLSYGYAGKYNLTGSVRRDGASVFGADRRFGTFWSVGGAWTVSEENFLKDNSVLNYLKINASYGLNGNQGLDPYETLSPVSAGQPGNIRYSFGDDPSVSQFGISQSGLGNLELGWEETTSLNLGVHTAFLNNRIFFDADVYFSQTRDQIFNRVIPTTSGFSSILASLGQVDNRGVELTLRTENINTEEFKWTSTLTYWNNRNKIVTLYGDDIDGDGIEDDDISNSLFIGKSLGAQYGYEYIGVVQENDTQYIADNGAQPGDPMFRDLDGEPGITGDDRKILGYNVPNFRMGFSNTFTYKNFSLYMLINGTFGGGSENYFIGANPRSNSFQNRFDFNDIENGDWWTPENQSTTNLRPDFNDSRYSGYQSRGFVRVQNVNLSYGFDQDILTRLNLGIRSLDLYISADNPLIFTNWFGGGDPEKGIAALNGTFPVMSAYTFGVNLSF from the coding sequence ATGAACAAAAAATTAATGTTATTTTATGTTTGCCTAATGTCTTTTACATTAGCAAATGCACAATCGATTACAGTCTCCGGATTAGTAACCGATACACAAAATATGACTCTGCCCGGAGTTAATGTTTTAGTTGAAGGGAGCAACACTGGAGCTCAAACAGATTTTGATGGAAAATATAGTATTACCGCAAAAAAAGGAGATGTACTTGTGTTTTCTTATTTAGGAATGAAAACCGCTAAAGTAACAGTTGGCAAATCTTCCGAAATCAATGTATCATTAGAAGAAGATATTGCCGGACTAGACGAAATTGTACTTATTGGTTATGGTACAGCCAAAAAGAAAGACATTACAGGCGCTGTTGAGCGGGTTACATTAGAGGACTCTCCTATCGCGCTTTCGGCTAACACAAGTGTTTTACAAGCTATTAGAGGTGCTACACCAGGTATTAATATTGGTGCACAAAACTCTGCAGGAACAACACCTTCTATTTTAGTAAGAGGGCAAAACTCCATTAATGGTAACAACGATCCTTTAATTGTTTTAGACGGTATTGTGTTCTTGGGAAGTGTTAATGACATAAACCCTAACGATATTGCATCTCTTGATATATTAAAAGATGCTTCGGCTGCTGTTGTTTATGGGTCTCGTGCCGCCAATGGCGTAATTTTAATTAACACAAAAAAAGGTAAAACAAGTAAACCTGTTATTAATGTCTCTACCTCTACAGGTTTTAATACTTGGCAAGATCAACCCGATTTATTAGATAGAGATCGTTATTTAGAAAAATACGTAGCACAACAAAATATCGGTTCTATAGATGATATTGTTTGGGAAGAAGAATATAGAGGCGTATTACAAGATGAAGGTGTAGATACAGATTGGCTAGACTTAATTTCTAGAAACGGACAAATACAGAAACATAATGTTTCTATTTCTGGAAGATCTGACAAAATTAATTATTTCATGTCTGGTGGTTATGAAGAGCAAGAAGGTGTTATTATTGGCGACCAATTTAATAGAATTTCTGTAAGATCACGTTTACAAGCAGATATAACCGATTGGTTAGAATTAGGTCTAGACGGATCGTATACAAACAGTGATTTTTCTGGAGTAACAGCCGACGTAGGTAGAGCATTTCAAATAGCTCCAATTGGTTATCCATACCGTTATGATGGACAACCTTTTAATACAAGCTCCAACACCTCTACAGATTTAGAACGTTACCCAACAGCTAATAATGTACCTAACCCACTTTGGGGTACTGATGGTACTCAAGAAAATTTTGATAAAAGAAATTATTTTAGACTTGCTGCTAATGCTGTGGTCAAAATACCTTGGGTAAAAGGATTAAAATATACACTTAACTATACATTAAGTCAGCAAAACAGAAGTGTAGATCAGTTTCAGTATGAAGATTATTTTATAGCACTTCCTTCTGAGAATACACCATATTTTGATAGATATTCTCAACAATCTATACAAGCAAACCTATCTCAAGCTAATGGTAGTAACTCTAGATATACCGATAGAAACTACGTTATTGACAATATTATTAGCTATACCAATACCTTTGGCGAGCATAACATTGATGCCACTTTTGTTGCAACTAGAGATTATAGAGTAAACGACCTCTCTACCGTATCTGGAACCGATTTTGCTGCACTTGGTAATACAACATTAGGAGTTAAAGGTGTGCCTTTCGCAACAACCGTTACAAATTCATATAGTTTAGCTGAAAGATCTAACGTTGGTTATTTAGGTCGCCTATCATATGGTTATGCGGGTAAATACAACTTAACAGGATCTGTAAGACGCGATGGAGCTTCCGTTTTTGGAGCCGATAGAAGATTTGGTACATTCTGGTCCGTTGGAGGTGCATGGACAGTTTCCGAAGAAAACTTTTTAAAAGATAATTCTGTTTTAAATTATTTAAAAATTAATGCTTCTTACGGATTAAATGGTAACCAAGGTTTAGATCCATACGAAACTTTATCACCAGTAAGTGCAGGACAACCTGGTAATATTAGATATTCATTTGGAGACGATCCTTCTGTAAGTCAATTTGGTATTTCGCAGTCTGGTCTTGGTAATTTAGAATTAGGTTGGGAAGAAACTACATCTTTAAACTTAGGTGTGCATACAGCATTTCTAAACAATCGTATTTTCTTTGATGCCGATGTTTATTTCTCACAAACTCGCGATCAAATTTTTAATAGAGTTATACCAACTACAAGTGGATTTTCTAGCATATTGGCAAGTTTAGGCCAAGTAGACAACCGTGGTGTTGAGCTTACTTTACGTACCGAAAATATAAATACCGAAGAATTTAAATGGACCTCTACACTAACCTATTGGAATAACCGAAACAAAATTGTAACCCTATACGGAGACGATATTGATGGCGATGGCATAGAAGACGATGATATTTCTAACAGCTTATTTATTGGTAAATCTTTAGGTGCGCAATATGGTTACGAGTACATTGGTGTTGTACAAGAAAATGACACACAGTATATCGCAGATAATGGAGCACAACCTGGAGATCCAATGTTTAGAGATTTAGATGGAGAACCTGGTATTACAGGAGACGACAGAAAAATTCTAGGCTATAATGTCCCTAATTTCAGAATGGGTTTCTCTAATACATTTACTTATAAAAACTTTAGCTTATACATGTTAATTAACGGCACATTTGGTGGCGGAAGCGAAAATTATTTTATTGGTGCAAACCCTAGAAGTAACTCGTTCCAAAACCGATTTGATTTTAACGATATAGAAAATGGAGATTGGTGGACACCAGAAAATCAAAGTACCACGAACCTACGTCCAGATTTTAATGATAGTCGTTATAGCGGTTACCAATCAAGAGGCTTTGTACGTGTACAAAACGTAAACTTATCTTATGGATTTGATCAAGATATTTTAACCCGATTAAACTTAGGTATTCGTTCTTTAGACCTATATATCAGTGCCGATAACCCACTAATTTTCACCAATTGGTTTGGTGGTGGAGATCCAGAAAAAGGAATTGCAGCATTAAACGGAACGTTCCCTGTTATGAGCGCTTACACGTTTGGAGTTAACCTTAGTTTCTAA
- a CDS encoding FRG domain-containing protein, giving the protein MREVQTKLYGKIQEPENFLELIELLTFLNVDDRNVHMWRGQSNINWRIDHSAYRRLRLDKNQITDSDLINYEKNLLKQASLKGYRQQNGRILSDLELLAKLQHHGAATRLVDFTRNSLIALWFASSENLESDGLLIGLHTDFLGGYESEIQDYKYPFQLNILDETNHALTFEPPVVTPRVAAQHSQFIYSSLSIKKTGSLKLHPDSEGSNKKPNLFISVKKELKQKINDILEKSFDLRYQTLFPDIDGFGDANSHQISKRKMWRW; this is encoded by the coding sequence ATGAGAGAAGTCCAAACCAAATTATATGGAAAAATACAGGAACCTGAAAATTTCCTTGAATTAATTGAACTTCTAACTTTTCTTAATGTTGACGATAGAAATGTACATATGTGGAGAGGACAAAGTAATATTAATTGGAGAATCGACCATTCAGCATATAGGAGATTAAGACTAGACAAAAATCAAATAACCGACTCAGACCTAATTAACTACGAAAAAAATCTCTTAAAACAAGCCTCACTAAAAGGTTATCGACAACAAAATGGTAGAATATTAAGTGATTTAGAGTTATTAGCGAAACTGCAACACCACGGAGCAGCAACTAGATTGGTAGATTTTACTAGAAACTCTCTAATTGCTTTATGGTTTGCTAGTTCTGAAAACCTCGAAAGTGATGGACTTTTAATAGGATTACATACAGACTTTTTAGGCGGTTATGAATCAGAAATACAAGATTACAAATATCCATTTCAACTCAACATCTTAGATGAAACAAACCACGCCTTAACATTTGAACCACCAGTAGTAACACCTCGAGTTGCAGCTCAACATTCTCAATTCATTTATAGCTCATTATCAATCAAAAAGACAGGTAGTTTAAAGTTGCATCCAGATTCAGAAGGCAGTAATAAAAAACCTAATTTATTTATATCCGTAAAGAAGGAATTGAAACAAAAAATCAATGATATTCTTGAAAAATCTTTTGATTTAAGATATCAAACACTATTTCCAGATATAGACGGGTTTGGAGATGCAAATAGTCATCAAATATCTAAACGGAAAATGTGGAGATGGTAA
- a CDS encoding sulfatase: MKHSICILLTLILLSCNSKPKKQDIPSEEKQPNVLIILTDQLRAQSTGYAGDINVKTPHLNQLESISVNFKNAISGMPVCTPFKASLISGQRPLTNGVFMNDVQLDTNAVSMGKIYSKAGYNTAFIGKWHIDGQGRENFIPPGNRRQGFQFWMANECTHNYNSSTYYDNDDPTPKTWDGYDTFEQTDAAIDFINSKTNSDNPFALMLSWGTPHNPYHSAPQKYRDMFKPEDMKLRPNVPEEISGKIKKDIAGYYAHIVALDDMVGKLIQNLKDNNQLDNTIIVFTSDHGDLLGSQGAYRKQQPYNESVRVPMLFHIPKALGIEPGKRKAVLNSEDILPTLLSLSNIEIPKTIEGINYQPYLEGIDDTVGKETVIICAQPFGEWNRPKRHGREYRGLVTQKYTYVKDLNGPWLLFDNDEDPYQMNNLVNQAEFATLQSDLDKRLMARLKANDDQFLPGAHYIEKWGIEVDELGTVPYKKHSIKAH; the protein is encoded by the coding sequence ATGAAACACTCCATATGTATTCTTCTAACACTTATATTATTATCCTGTAATTCAAAACCCAAAAAGCAAGATATTCCTTCCGAAGAAAAACAACCCAACGTCCTCATTATTTTAACCGACCAACTTAGAGCGCAATCTACGGGCTATGCCGGCGATATTAATGTAAAAACACCACACCTCAATCAATTAGAATCCATAAGCGTGAACTTTAAAAACGCGATCTCTGGCATGCCAGTTTGCACACCATTTAAAGCTTCGCTAATTTCAGGGCAACGTCCGTTAACAAACGGCGTTTTTATGAACGATGTTCAACTCGATACCAATGCGGTTTCTATGGGTAAAATATATTCTAAAGCAGGCTATAACACTGCATTTATTGGCAAATGGCATATTGATGGGCAAGGCAGAGAAAATTTTATTCCACCCGGAAATAGAAGACAAGGTTTTCAGTTTTGGATGGCCAATGAGTGTACACATAACTACAACAGTTCTACCTATTATGATAACGACGACCCAACGCCTAAAACATGGGATGGTTATGATACCTTCGAACAAACAGATGCAGCCATAGATTTTATAAACTCAAAAACAAATTCTGATAATCCCTTTGCTTTAATGCTTTCTTGGGGAACACCACATAACCCATATCATTCTGCACCGCAAAAATATCGAGATATGTTTAAACCAGAAGACATGAAATTACGCCCTAATGTTCCAGAGGAAATTTCAGGAAAAATAAAAAAAGACATTGCAGGTTATTATGCACATATAGTGGCTTTAGACGATATGGTTGGAAAATTAATTCAGAATTTAAAAGATAACAATCAATTAGATAACACTATTATCGTGTTTACTTCCGATCATGGCGATTTACTAGGTTCTCAAGGTGCTTACAGAAAACAACAGCCATACAACGAATCTGTTAGAGTACCAATGCTTTTTCATATCCCTAAAGCTTTAGGTATTGAACCAGGCAAAAGAAAGGCCGTTTTAAATTCCGAAGATATACTCCCTACCCTATTAAGTTTAAGTAACATTGAAATACCAAAAACTATAGAAGGTATTAATTACCAACCCTATTTAGAAGGCATAGACGATACTGTTGGTAAAGAAACTGTAATAATATGTGCCCAACCTTTTGGAGAATGGAATAGACCAAAACGCCACGGAAGAGAATACCGAGGTTTAGTGACTCAAAAATATACCTACGTAAAAGATTTAAATGGGCCTTGGCTCCTATTTGATAACGATGAAGATCCCTACCAAATGAATAATTTAGTAAACCAAGCCGAGTTTGCCACACTACAATCCGATTTAGACAAACGATTAATGGCACGCTTAAAAGCTAATGACGATCAATTTTTACCAGGAGCTCATTATATAGAAAAATGGGGTATTGAAGTGGACGAATTAGGCACAGTTCCTTATAAAAAACATTCAATTAAGGCGCATTAA